One window of the Lytechinus pictus isolate F3 Inbred chromosome 5, Lp3.0, whole genome shotgun sequence genome contains the following:
- the LOC135154111 gene encoding dimethylglycine dehydrogenase, mitochondrial-like: MACRLLQFRKFNQTLRGAFANSTNSLTLARCISCSRTTRNGKEPAETGDLKKRWKDKAETVVIGGGAVGAGIAYSLAKAGMKDVVLLEKSELTAGSTWHAAGLTTYFHPGINVKNVHYTSLKIFDQLEEETGQAVGFHKPGSIRILSSPDRMDEAKYQMSRQGWNKAYQKLLTPEEVEELCPIINIDGVLGGIHNIEDGHIDPYSLTQALAIGARKYGADIYMPAPVSGLKQCDDGTWDVETNEGTIHAQRVVNATGFWAKEVCQMIGRDLPMISAHHQYMVTSTIPEVKALKGEIPVMRDLEGSYYLRMERDGLLCGPYEKEHKMKLQDEWAENGVPPGKFFIFIEPLLVNFEVLANQGVGGTCIHQQVLELPHRLTTCTCF; encoded by the exons ATGGCATGCCGTCTGTTGCAGTTCAGGAAATTCAACCAAACTTTGCGAGGTGCATTCGCTAACTCAACAAATTCATTGACACTGGCTCGATGCATCTCGTGTAGCAGGACAACACGGAACGGAAAAGAACCGGC AGAAACAGGTGATTTGAAGAAGCGATGGAAGGACAAGGCGGAGACTGTTGTTATTGGGGGCGGGGCTGTTGGTGCTGGAATAGCGTACAGCCTTGCTAAGGCTGGTATGAAGGATGTTGTTCTTTTAGAAAAGAGTGAGCTTACAGCGGGATCAACATGGCATGCA gcTGGATTAACAACATACTTCCATCCAGGGATTAATGTAAAGAATGTGCATTACACAAGTCTTAAGATATTTGATCAGTTGGAGGAAGAGACTGGACAG GCTGTTGGATTCCACAAACCTGGTAGTATACGAATCTTATCAAGCCCAGATAGGATGGATGAAGCAAAGTATCAGATGTCTAGACAAGGATGGAATAAAGCTTATCAGAAACTTCTTACTCCTGAAGAAGTTGAAGAACTTTGCCCAATTATTAACATTGATGGG GTCTTGGGTGGTATCCACAACATTGAAGATGGTCATATAGATCCATACTCCTTGACTCAAGCCTTAGCTATAGGAGCTCGTAAGTATGGAGCTGATATCTACATGCCTGCACCTGTCTCTGGTCTGAAGCAATGTGATGATGGAACGTGGGATGTTGAGACCAATGAGGGTACCATTCATGCTCAGAGAGTTGTCAATGCTACAG GATTTTGGGCTAAAGAGGTATGTCAGATGATTGGTCGTGACCTGCCAATGATCTCAGCCCATCATCAGTACATGGTGACCTCTACGATCCCAGAGGTCAAAGCTTTGAAGGGTGAGATCCCTGTGATGAGAGACCTGGAGGGATCCTACTACCTCCGTATGGAGCGGGATGGGCTCCTGTGTGGACCCTATGAGAAGGAGCATAAAATGAAGCTCCAGGATGAATGGGCGGAGAATGGAGTGCCTCCAGGTAAATTCTTCATCTTTATCGAACCACTCCTTGTGAATTTTGAAGTGCTTGCAAATCAGGGGGTAGGAGGTACATGTATTCATCAACAGGTCTTGGAGCTACCTCATCGGCTTACAACTTGTACTtgtttttga